The following are from one region of the Prionailurus bengalensis isolate Pbe53 chromosome A2, Fcat_Pben_1.1_paternal_pri, whole genome shotgun sequence genome:
- the FGL2 gene encoding fibroleukin yields MKLANWWGLSSAVLAAYGVLVVANNETEEVKDEMAKDACPVRLESRGKCEEGSECPYQVSLPPLTIQLPKQFVRIEEVFKEVQNLKEMVNSLKKSCQDCKLQADDSRDPGRNGRLLPSPGALGEADDNRVRELESEVNKLSSDLKNAKEEIDVLQGRLEKLNLVNMNNIENYVDSKVANLTFVVNSLDGKCSSKCPNQEEIQSRPVQHLIYKDCSDYYTIGKRSSETYRVTPDPKNSSFEVYCDMETMGGGWTVLQARLDGSTNFTRTWQDYKVGFGNLRREFWLGNDKIHLLTKSKEMILRIDLEDFNGVKLYALYDQFYVANEFLKYRLHIGNYNGTAGDALHFSKHYNHDLKYFTTPDRDNDRYPSGNCGLYYSSGWWFDACLSANLNGKYYHQKYRGVRNGIFWGTWPGITEAHPGGYKSSFKEAKMMMRPKHFKP; encoded by the exons ATGAAGCTAGCCAACTGGTGGGGGCTGAGCTCGGCTGTCCTTGCGGCTTACGGCGTTTTGGTTGTGGCGAACAATGAAACGGAGGAAGTTAAAGATGAAATGGCCAAGGATGCCTGCCCGGTGAGACTAGAAAGCAGAGGGAAATGCGAGGAGGGGAGCGAATGCCCCTACCAGGTGAGCCTGCCGCCACTGACCATTCAGCTCCCGAAGCAGTTCGTCAGGATTGAGGAGGTGTTCAAGGAAGTCCAGAACCTCAAGGAAATGGTAAATAGCCTCAAGAAATCTTGCCAAGACTGCAAACTGCAAGCTGACGACAGCCGAGACCCGGGCAGAAATGGACGGCTGTTACCTAGCCCAGGAGCGCTAGGAGAAGCCGATGACAACAGAGTTCGAGAATTAGAGAGTGAGGTTAACAAGCTGTCCTCTGACCTAAAGAATGCAAAGGAGGAGATCGATGTGCTTCAGGGTCGCCTGGAGAAGCTCAACCTTGTAAATATGAACAACATAGAAAATTATGTTGACAGCAAAGTGGCAAATCTAACATTTGTAGTCAATAGTTTGGATGGCAAGTGTTCATCTAAGTGTCCCAATCAAGAAGAAATACAGTCACGTCCAG TTCAACATCTAATATATAAAGATTGCTCTGACTACTACACAATAGGCAAAAGAAGCAGTGAGACCTACAGAGTCACACCGGATCCCAAAAACAGTAGCTTCGAAGTTTATTGTGACATGGAGACCATGGGGGGAGGCTGGACAGTGCTGCAGGCACGTCTCGATGGAAGTACCAACTTCACCAGAACATGGCAAGACTACAAAGTAGGCTTTGGGAACCTCAGAAGAGAATTTTGGCTGGGGAACGATAAAATTCATCTTTTGaccaaaagtaaagaaatgattCTAAGAATTGATCTTGAAGACTTTAATGGTGTCAAACTCTATGCCTTGTATGATCAATTTTACGTGGCCAACGAGTTTCTCAAATACCGTTTGCACATCGGTAATTATAACGGCACAGCTGGAGATGCCTTACATTTCAGTAAACATTACAACCATGATCTGAAGTATTTCACCACCCCAGATAGAGACAATGATCGGTATCCCTCTGGGAACTGTGGGCTCTATTACAGTTCAGGCTGGTGGTTTGATGCATGTCTTTCTGCAAACTTAAATGGCAAATATTATCACCAAAAATATAGAGGTGTCCGTAATGggattttctggggcacctggcctgGTATAACTGAGGCACACCCTGGTGGCTACAAGTCCTCCTTCAAAGAGGCTAAAATGATGATGAGACCCAAGCACTTTAAGCCATAA